A genomic segment from Tuwongella immobilis encodes:
- a CDS encoding anthranilate synthase component II, whose product MILLIDNYDSFTYNLVQRFGEIDPTLKMHVVRNDQITVDEVAALAPTHILISPGPCTPKEAGISNEVMLRFAPTVPMLGVCLGHQCIGHNFGGEVIRNSRIMHGKVSPIYHDGKGVFAGLSNPFDATRYHSLVIKRETFHNPDFEVSAWTAEGEIMGVRHKTWQLHGVQFHPESFLTLEGPLLLRNFLEMKPVAATAAAAAV is encoded by the coding sequence ATGATTCTGCTGATCGACAACTACGATTCGTTCACCTACAACCTCGTCCAACGCTTCGGGGAGATCGACCCCACCCTGAAGATGCACGTGGTCCGCAACGACCAAATCACCGTGGATGAAGTGGCGGCGCTGGCACCGACGCACATTCTGATTTCGCCCGGACCATGCACCCCCAAAGAGGCGGGCATCTCCAACGAAGTCATGCTGCGATTCGCTCCCACGGTGCCGATGCTCGGCGTCTGCCTGGGACACCAGTGCATCGGCCACAACTTCGGCGGCGAGGTCATCCGCAATAGCCGCATCATGCACGGCAAAGTTTCGCCAATTTATCACGATGGTAAAGGCGTCTTCGCCGGGCTGTCCAATCCGTTCGATGCCACCCGCTATCACAGTCTGGTGATTAAGCGAGAGACGTTCCACAATCCCGACTTCGAGGTGTCCGCCTGGACCGCCGAAGGGGAAATTATGGGCGTGCGTCACAAGACTTGGCAGCTTCACGGGGTGCAGTTCCATCCCGAAAGCTTTCTGACGCTTGAAGGACCGTTACTGCTTCGGAACTTCTTGGAAATGAAGCCGGTTGCCGCCACCGCCGCCGCTGCTGCGGTCTGA
- a CDS encoding sugar phosphate isomerase/epimerase family protein, with amino-acid sequence MPRPTLLFTGPWADRPLEELVGSLAEWGYTGVELCCWGDHLEIQRALSESDYCQNKLDLLARHELTLNLISNHRVGQAIGDAVIDARHQALVPDYVWGNGEPLGVRQRAIEEMIATIRVAERLGVGLVAGFIGSPLASYVGGWPPPSRDTVESAFEQFAELWYPILDVCRETGIKFALEVHPGQLAYDLYTAQRLLEAVDHHSEFGFLLDPAHLHWQGIDPVAFIRQFPERIWHVHIKDAMLTLDGKSGLLGSFWPQGDARRGWQYRSPGHGGIDWQGFIRALHQIDYAGALAVDWSDPEMDRDFGAADACQFVKRLDFPTKPRPEPGAFRPV; translated from the coding sequence GTGCCGCGTCCCACGTTGTTATTCACCGGACCTTGGGCCGATCGTCCCTTGGAAGAACTGGTTGGCTCGCTCGCGGAGTGGGGCTACACCGGGGTGGAACTCTGCTGCTGGGGCGATCATTTGGAGATTCAACGGGCACTCTCCGAATCCGATTATTGTCAGAACAAGTTGGACCTGCTCGCTCGCCACGAACTCACGCTGAACCTCATCAGCAACCATCGGGTGGGGCAAGCGATTGGCGATGCCGTGATCGATGCCCGCCATCAGGCGCTGGTGCCGGATTATGTCTGGGGCAACGGCGAACCGCTGGGCGTGCGTCAACGGGCAATCGAAGAGATGATCGCCACAATCCGCGTGGCGGAGCGCTTGGGCGTGGGATTGGTCGCGGGATTCATCGGCTCGCCGCTGGCCAGCTACGTCGGCGGTTGGCCACCCCCCAGCCGCGATACCGTCGAATCGGCCTTCGAACAATTCGCGGAATTGTGGTATCCCATTCTGGATGTCTGCCGCGAAACGGGAATCAAATTCGCACTTGAAGTCCATCCCGGTCAGTTGGCCTACGATTTATACACCGCGCAACGCTTGCTGGAAGCCGTGGATCACCATAGCGAATTTGGCTTCTTGCTCGATCCGGCTCATCTGCATTGGCAGGGGATTGACCCGGTAGCGTTCATTCGACAATTCCCGGAACGCATCTGGCATGTGCATATCAAAGATGCGATGCTGACGTTGGATGGGAAGTCTGGGCTATTGGGGAGTTTCTGGCCGCAGGGAGATGCGCGTCGGGGATGGCAATATCGCTCGCCCGGTCACGGTGGGATTGATTGGCAGGGATTCATTCGCGCATTGCATCAAATCGATTATGCTGGAGCGCTGGCGGTCGATTGGAGCGATCCGGAGATGGACCGCGATTTTGGTGCCGCGGATGCGTGTCAGTTTGTGAAACGGTTGGATTTTCCGACCAAGCCTCGGCCCGAGCCAGGGGCGTTTCGGCCCGTGTAA
- a CDS encoding Lpg1974 family pore-forming outer membrane protein: MNHSWKACGLGCLAVLLLWASPARSQPQLYSAPETDSELPLPLATQTERGGFYTALEFVYLRQSRSLNNQTVAVRGVYDTLGTISGTPGRFIGSGAEALNTDDLGRGSFQPGYNLIVGYKFENGTAVSLSFMQLMNVKYSAGATFAPPNQNGGEGGYDSFLSSNVINFPSNYVGPTIDTLLDSEDSFISPITGDEIPVVSQFAPTTPGIWNAADQMDISLSQRYTQMEIIARVPVYDTDYSRSYTLAGGKFAWFFERFTWRTLDLGRDGDSDPAWAVDYTNTVSQRMYGPLVGMGHEFYMGNRFAISMDLTAAALLNVVKQRVKYERSDSTTQAKRSHNEFTLVPNLNAGLNLWWYPIQGVQMRVGYTAMGYFNTNRMDQPIGFDFGRIDPVYENGYFRLLHGFNVGIGIAF, encoded by the coding sequence ATGAACCATTCGTGGAAAGCCTGTGGCTTGGGGTGTCTGGCGGTCCTTCTGTTGTGGGCAAGTCCCGCACGGAGTCAGCCGCAGTTGTATTCAGCACCCGAGACCGATTCGGAATTGCCGTTGCCGTTGGCAACTCAGACCGAACGCGGTGGATTCTACACGGCGTTGGAGTTTGTCTATCTGCGGCAATCGCGGTCGTTGAACAATCAGACCGTGGCGGTTCGCGGGGTGTACGACACGTTGGGCACCATTTCCGGTACGCCGGGCCGATTCATCGGCAGCGGGGCCGAGGCACTCAACACCGACGACCTGGGACGCGGAAGTTTTCAACCGGGCTATAACCTGATCGTGGGTTACAAGTTCGAGAACGGTACTGCCGTGTCGTTGAGCTTCATGCAATTGATGAACGTCAAGTATTCGGCGGGTGCAACCTTTGCTCCGCCCAATCAAAACGGTGGAGAAGGTGGGTACGATTCGTTCTTGTCGTCCAATGTCATCAACTTCCCGAGCAATTATGTCGGGCCGACGATTGACACGCTGCTCGACTCGGAAGATTCGTTCATCTCGCCGATCACCGGGGATGAAATTCCGGTGGTGTCCCAGTTTGCTCCGACTACGCCCGGGATCTGGAATGCGGCCGACCAAATGGATATCTCGTTGTCGCAACGGTATACCCAAATGGAAATCATCGCCCGCGTTCCGGTGTACGATACGGATTACTCCCGTAGCTACACCCTCGCGGGGGGTAAGTTCGCTTGGTTCTTCGAGCGATTCACCTGGCGGACGCTCGACTTGGGCCGCGACGGGGATTCGGATCCCGCCTGGGCGGTGGATTACACCAACACGGTGTCGCAACGGATGTACGGTCCGTTGGTCGGTATGGGGCACGAGTTCTACATGGGCAACCGCTTCGCCATCTCGATGGACCTGACGGCGGCCGCCCTGTTGAACGTGGTGAAGCAACGCGTCAAGTACGAACGCTCGGATAGCACCACGCAAGCCAAGCGATCGCACAACGAGTTCACCCTGGTGCCGAACCTGAACGCCGGGTTGAATCTGTGGTGGTATCCCATCCAGGGCGTGCAAATGCGTGTCGGGTACACCGCGATGGGGTACTTCAACACCAACCGCATGGATCAACCGATCGGCTTCGACTTCGGTCGAATCGATCCGGTGTACGAAAACGGTTACTTCCGCCTGTTGCACGGGTTCAACGTGGGGATCGGCATCGCCTTCTGA
- a CDS encoding serine hydrolase gives MRRFAMIALILSLGIPHLSRGETPPAPPSSQTLATIIETTRNAWKVPGVAVVIVRDNTVIYCDAHGVRDASRPDPLTTDHVFPMASCSKAFTTMLLAMLSEEDKLRWDDSVRRHLPDFRLQDPQANLLVNVRDLVTHRAGLGTFDLLWYRAPWSTREMIARLGELPPAYPFRQGFAYQSVMVTAAGEVAAAAGGKPWAELVRERIFQPLEMTDAWTDTRSIPVSRRAVGHIRTPMGEIVAVPWYDQPEANAAGSVHLSANACIPWLKLLANRGTFAQKRLISESTFNQLRQPITRMPFSGLERALAPDCERMDYGLGWVLQSYRGHAMMLHGGTIDGFRTQITILPDQRLGIALLNNLHSNRMNQMLSNSLVDAVLGLPAKDWNTIGLTAVSAEERAEQKRLSKQAAERNPDAIPNAPLAAYTGIYRNALFGTARIELHNGRLQWQHHGFRQPLSHDAFDTFTFVDPFLGREQFRFGLRPDRVVLGVMAFDIPFERISNLPQPMMP, from the coding sequence ATGCGACGATTCGCAATGATCGCCCTCATTCTGTCACTCGGAATCCCTCACCTCTCCCGTGGCGAAACCCCTCCCGCCCCGCCATCCTCGCAAACACTGGCAACCATCATTGAGACCACTCGCAACGCCTGGAAGGTCCCTGGGGTGGCGGTGGTGATCGTGCGCGACAATACCGTGATTTATTGTGATGCCCACGGTGTCCGCGATGCCAGTCGGCCCGATCCGTTGACGACCGATCACGTCTTCCCGATGGCATCGTGCAGCAAAGCCTTTACGACCATGCTGTTAGCCATGCTCTCGGAGGAAGACAAACTCCGCTGGGATGATTCCGTGCGACGCCATCTGCCCGATTTTCGCCTGCAAGATCCGCAAGCCAATCTTCTGGTGAACGTCCGAGATTTGGTCACACACCGAGCCGGATTGGGCACGTTCGATCTGCTGTGGTATCGCGCCCCGTGGTCGACGCGCGAGATGATCGCACGATTGGGCGAACTCCCGCCCGCGTATCCCTTCCGCCAGGGATTCGCCTACCAAAGTGTGATGGTGACCGCTGCGGGTGAAGTCGCCGCGGCTGCGGGTGGGAAACCGTGGGCCGAATTGGTGCGGGAGCGCATTTTTCAGCCGCTGGAAATGACCGACGCCTGGACCGACACGCGATCGATCCCGGTCAGCCGCCGCGCCGTGGGGCACATCCGCACGCCAATGGGCGAGATTGTCGCCGTTCCATGGTACGATCAGCCCGAAGCCAACGCCGCCGGCAGCGTCCACCTCTCGGCCAACGCCTGCATTCCCTGGCTGAAGTTGCTGGCCAATCGCGGCACCTTCGCCCAGAAACGCCTGATTTCCGAATCCACCTTCAACCAACTCCGTCAGCCGATTACCCGCATGCCGTTTTCCGGGCTGGAACGGGCATTGGCCCCCGATTGCGAACGCATGGATTACGGCTTGGGCTGGGTGCTGCAATCGTATCGCGGCCACGCCATGATGCTCCACGGCGGCACCATTGATGGCTTCCGCACGCAAATCACCATCCTGCCCGACCAACGCCTGGGAATCGCCCTGCTGAACAATCTGCATTCCAATCGAATGAATCAAATGTTGAGCAATTCGCTGGTGGATGCCGTGCTGGGATTACCGGCCAAAGATTGGAATACGATTGGTCTGACCGCGGTTTCCGCCGAGGAACGGGCCGAGCAGAAACGACTGTCCAAACAAGCCGCCGAGCGGAATCCGGATGCGATTCCGAATGCCCCCTTGGCCGCGTATACGGGAATCTATCGCAATGCCCTGTTCGGGACGGCCCGGATTGAGCTGCACAATGGCCGTTTGCAGTGGCAGCATCACGGGTTTCGTCAGCCGTTGTCGCACGATGCCTTCGATACGTTCACGTTCGTCGATCCATTTTTAGGACGCGAGCAATTTCGATTTGGATTGCGTCCCGATCGGGTCGTGCTGGGGGTGATGGCGTTCGACATTCCGTTCGAGCGAATCTCGAATCTGCCACAACCCATGATGCCATAA
- a CDS encoding bifunctional riboflavin kinase/FAD synthetase, whose product MAGISLSWHDRPPDSFRQGAVSIGNFDGVHLGHRALIAQLQQLTQLRGGPVVMVTFHPHPLALLAPDSLPIPLMTLRQRTETLRQAGADAVWVLPTERDLLALDAPAFFHAILRDRLHAHSVVEGFNFRFGNRRAGDMNTLRQLCEQSEMDCREVAPILDDGEAISSSRIRQALLRGEIEPANRWLGQPYRLSGKVVSGAQRGRNLGFPTANLAEVETLIPAVGVYAVRAWVDNRPYAAAANIGPNPTFGESERKLEVHLLDFQGNLYDRTLEIEFIAYLRATRPFAGIEALLEQLRLDIAQARHLVPLESRS is encoded by the coding sequence ATGGCTGGTATTTCTCTTTCTTGGCATGATCGTCCCCCCGACTCGTTTCGGCAGGGGGCGGTCTCCATCGGCAATTTCGACGGCGTTCATCTTGGCCATCGTGCCCTTATTGCGCAGTTGCAACAACTCACCCAACTTCGCGGCGGCCCGGTGGTGATGGTCACCTTCCATCCGCACCCGCTGGCATTGCTCGCCCCCGATTCGCTCCCCATTCCGCTCATGACGCTTCGACAACGCACCGAGACACTGCGCCAAGCCGGTGCGGATGCCGTCTGGGTGTTGCCCACGGAACGCGACTTACTCGCACTCGATGCCCCGGCGTTTTTCCACGCCATTCTTCGCGATCGACTCCACGCGCACAGCGTCGTCGAGGGGTTCAACTTCCGATTCGGCAACCGGCGTGCCGGCGACATGAACACACTCCGTCAACTCTGCGAACAATCCGAGATGGACTGTCGAGAAGTCGCCCCAATCTTAGACGATGGCGAGGCGATCTCCAGCAGCCGCATCCGACAAGCCTTATTGCGTGGCGAAATCGAGCCAGCCAACCGCTGGTTGGGCCAGCCATATCGACTGAGCGGCAAGGTGGTATCCGGGGCGCAACGGGGCCGAAACTTGGGCTTCCCCACCGCGAACCTGGCCGAGGTGGAGACGCTCATTCCGGCGGTGGGCGTGTATGCCGTGCGGGCGTGGGTGGACAATCGCCCCTATGCCGCCGCCGCAAACATTGGCCCCAACCCGACTTTCGGCGAATCCGAACGGAAACTCGAAGTCCACCTGCTCGACTTCCAAGGAAATTTATACGATCGCACCTTGGAAATCGAATTCATCGCGTACCTTCGAGCGACCCGACCGTTTGCGGGAATCGAAGCCTTGTTGGAACAACTTCGCTTGGACATTGCCCAAGCGCGGCACCTCGTCCCCTTGGAGTCGCGTTCATGA
- a CDS encoding NifU family protein, with protein sequence MSESLKEQVARILTEEVAPAFELDGSRIEVVDVSDGVAQLRFDGVCSSCPATLMTIIMGLEQELQKRIPQIAYIEAVI encoded by the coding sequence ATGAGTGAATCGCTCAAAGAGCAAGTCGCCCGCATTCTGACGGAAGAAGTCGCGCCGGCGTTTGAGCTGGATGGCAGCCGAATCGAAGTCGTCGATGTTTCTGATGGCGTCGCGCAGCTTCGCTTTGACGGCGTCTGCAGCAGTTGCCCGGCGACACTCATGACCATTATCATGGGACTGGAACAGGAATTGCAGAAGCGAATCCCCCAGATTGCCTATATTGAAGCAGTCATTTAA